The Paraburkholderia caffeinilytica genome segment CGATGCTGGAGGCGACGGTCGAGCCGCGCTCGCCTGCTAGCCGCCTGGGCTGTCAGATCGAGATTGCCAACGAGATCGACGGATTGCAGGTGCGCCTGCCAAACCGGCAGATCTGAACGGGCCGCGGCCGGATTCGCGGCGCGCGCGTCACGGCAAGGCATGGCTCAGGCGGGTCACGTTGACTTACGCTGTTCGCGCCTGCGCGTGCGGACTTCACGGACCGGTATGTTCTCCTCGCCGAGCACGGTGCTGAGCAGCACGTTTGCGATCGTGGCCGCGTCGCGTTTTGCATCCGCGGGCGTGCGCCGACCTTCGGGCGCGAGCCGTTGCATCAGTGGACCCAACGCAAGGAAGTTGCCGACGCCCTGGACCAGCAGCACCATGAAAGTAGCGCTGGAGATCGGGCGCACGTGCCGTTTTCGTGCAATGCGCGCCAGCAGACGATCCAGTTGCAGGTGAAATGGACTTACGTAAGCGTTGTACAGGTAGTCGAGCCGCCAGGACTCGCAGCGCGCTTCGGTATTGACCAGGCTGATCGAATCGGGATTGGTCGCTGCCCAGTCGATGAAACGCAACACCAGGTCGCGTAGACGGTCCGCGTCGGTTTCGTATTGCGCGTCGAAAATCGCATTCATCGCCGACATCGAATCGGCAATGCCGAAATCAACGGCGCGGCGCCACAGGTTTTCTTTCGAGCCGAACCGCGACGGAATCAGGTTGTGACTCACCTTTAGGCGCCGGCTCAGATCCCGGATCGACGCGCCTTCGTAGCCGATCTCCGCGAACGCCTTAATGGCCAATGCGAGCAGATGCTCGTCGGGAGCGACCGGATCGGCGCTGGCGGCTGGGCGACCGCGCTTGCGGCGCGCAGGTGCGATGGTTTCGGGATGAGCGGCTTGGGTGTCTTTCATGAACGCAAGAAACAAGGGTGCGGGTGAGCAGTATCTCATGGCAAACACCTACGGACGTTTATTTGACGGTTGACAAAATATGGCCGCAAAATGAAGTCCTCGTTGTGTCACATCATCTGGGACCACCCAACGAATCCATCGCATCGCGCGTGATCGGGAAGAGAGGTCCCTCGCCAGGAAGAACCGTATGAATACGTCGAACGAAGCAGTCGTGTTGCCAATGCGCTTTTGGGACCACCGTGCTCGCGGGCGCTGGTGGCCGCTGGCGCTATCGGAGCAGGTGTCCGGCGAGAAGCCGATCGGTCGGATGTGCGCGGGAGAGCCAGTCGTGCTGTTCCGCGACAGGACCGGAACGGCCCGCGCGCTGGAGGACCGTTGCCCGCATCGCCGTGCGCCGCTGTCGCTGGGCCGCATGACGCCGGAAGGCCGCTTGCAGTGCGGCTATCATGGTTGGACATACGAAGGAGAGACGGGCGCGTGTACGGCGATTCCGAATCTGTCGGACACCGAACGGGTGCCGGCACGCTATGGCGCGCGGACGTGGCAGGTCATCGAACGTGATGGCTTCGTGTTCGTGCGAGCTGGCGATGCTACCGGGTTCGAGGCTTCGACCGTCGTCGAGCGCGCGCCGGAACAATGCGCACATCCGTTCTTCGGCTCGGCAATCGTTAGCCTGCACCATGAAGATTACGTCGCTGCGCTCGCAGATGCGCCGCATCTGCTGATGAGTATCGCCGGCCTGCGCGTCACCGACTACGTGACGAGCGACCCAAGGTTGCGCAGCGGCCGCGTCACGATGGAGCGCGGCGTCGTACCGTCGCGCCGCAGGGTGAACCATCGCTTCGTGACCGACTATCCGTTCTCGCTGCAACTGGCGACAACGCCAGGCGCCACGACAACGACAGTCGAGCTTCGTTCGAACACGGAGCAACTTGTGCTGTGGGCGACGCTTGCAACCGCTCCAGCGGCTCGCGGGACAACGGCGGTTCACTGGCGCGGTGGCATTGCCGTCAAGGCACGCGGTGCCCGCACGACACTGTTGCGGCTCCGATCCCGCCTGGGCCGGTCGCCTCTGACGCTGCTAAACCACATCGACGGCACCGCGCTGTCGACACTTGCAATCGGCTGTTCCCGCGATTGGGTCCCCCTGGCTGCCGCGCTCCCGTCGTCGGGTGCCGCGGGCGCTGCGTGAAATAACAGAGGTGCTACGCATGACTACCACGACGCTATCCGAAGAGCCTTCCTTAACCAGTCGTGCGGCGGACCGTCCCGCCGTGCAAGACTGGGTCCCCGGTGTTCTGCAGTTGCGCGATGCATGGTTCCCGGTTGCGCATGTGACCGACGTTCATGAGACCGTTTCCCGACGTCAGGTTCACTCCCAGCCGTACTACCTGTGGCGCGCCAAAGGCGATCTGCATGCGTCTGAACACCGGCCCGACATCGCGGCGGCGAAGCGGCTTCCTTCTACCGCGTTCACGATGGGGACAGGCGATTACCCGGTCATGGAGCGCTACGGCTATGTCTGGGTGTGGTACGGGAACCCCGAGAAGGCCGACGAATCGCTCGTGCCCGACGTTCCGTTTCTGCCGCGCGAGGGTGGCCTGCCCTGGTACACCCGTGGCACGCTGCGCTTTGACTGCTGCTCGGCGTTATCGCTCGAAAACCTGCTCGACCTCACGCACGCCGACTTCCTGCACGCGAATGTGGTCGGCGACGAATATTCCGAGGACGACCGGATCGAAGTGCAGTCTACTTCCGAGACGGTGACGATGATCCGCCACTGCAAGAGCAAATCCGTTGCGCCCATCATGCGTTGGGTCGGCGGTGTGAGGGCGAAGTACCAGGACGTTCGGGCGGTCATTCACGTCCATGTGCGCAATTCCGTGGCAATTGCATACGGTCGCTATACGCCGGGCTTCCATGTGCCGTTGTTTCATCCGTGCGTACCGGAATCGCAGGACCGCTGCCGGCTCAACTTTGCTATGAATACAACTGCCGCACCGGGACCGTTTCGAATCCTGATGCCGCGTGCTGCTTATATCGTCGGCCCGCAGGACAACATCATGGTAGGGCCGCAAAGCGCCCGTTACGCCGAACCGGCAGACCGGCGCGATCTGCACTCGCGTTTCGACGGCGCTGGAACGCGCTATCGCTTCCTGATGCAGCAGATCGCGAGACGCCAACAGCAGGGTGACTTTTCGTTCGGGGCGGACCCGGGACGAGATGTGCGTGAACTTCTCGGCATGCCGGTCCTGTAGCCCGCACGGTGAGCCTGCCCGCTTTTCCCTGCAGAGGTCAAATCGGGCGGTGTCGCTTAAAGCAGCCGCGTCTCGATTGCGCCGGAGAAACTGTTGCAGGGTTTTACTCGGTGCGCAGCGAACGAGTGGTAGGAGGATGGGTGGCCTCCTGATCGGATGGCGTCGCATTGGACAGCGACGCTGCGTTGTTTGAGGCTGCGTCCATCCGTGGCTGGCCCGGCGAGCGAACACAGCTTCCCTGGAAATACCGTAGACCCTTTGTCGATTGTCGCCATACACTCAAGCTGGCAAATCGTTATTTCGATGTGCTGATGCTTGCGGGGCGCAACGCGGCCCGCAACTCCCTTTCCGCGAATTTTTCCCGTGCGGCCAACATGGCGGGCCGATGTTCGAGCGCCCAGTCGTACAGCGCCTGCAGCGGCACGATCAACATCCGTCCAAGTTCGGTTAGCTCATAGTCCACACGCGGCGGAATGGTCGGATACATCGTCCGTTCGACAAGTCCGTCCTGTTCCAGTCCTTTAAGGGTCAGCGTGAGCATGCGTTGCGAGATTCCCTCAACTACTCGACCGATTTGGTTATAACGCATCGGCCCCTGTGACAGGGCGCCGACCACCATCACCGTCCATTTGTCGCCGATGCGGGCGAGGGTGTCGGCGACCGCCCGGCATTCATCGTGGGACGCATCGATTGTGCGAACAAAAGTGTGCGTATCGCTCAAAAAAGTGCCTCCTTGTGCGAACTTTTGCGAACTGTACCATGGCGTAACGAACAAATTGTTCCTGCGAACAGAAAGTTCCTGTTGACCGCGGCAGCGGTCACCTTTGTCCACACAGCTTCGGGGAAGTAAGCATGCAACTCCTGCACATCGATTCCAGCATCTCGGGCACTCAGTCCATCAGCCGGCAGATTTCGGCCAATATTGTTAGCCAACTGAAGCTGGCTAACCCGCTGGTTGAAGTCAACTACCGGGATCTTGCCGCCGTTCCGGTGCCGCAGCATTCGACGGCACTCCAGAATCTCAAGCTGGACGCGCTATCCCAAAGCGGGGCCCTTAACGCCGATTCGGCGCAGTTCGACGTAAGCGACGCGAGAGGCGATCACGCTGCCAGGCTGACACTTCAGCACGACTTCGCTGCAATCCAATCGGTACTCGACGAATTCCTTGCGGCCGAGATCGTTGTAATCGGCGCGCCGATGTACAACTTCGGCATCCCGAGCCAGCTGAAATCCTGGATTGACTGCCTCGCTGTGCCCGGAAAGACTTTCCGCTACACGGAAACCGCCGTGGAGGGTCTCTGTGGTGGCAAGCAGATCATAGTTGCTTCGTCGCGCGGTGGTTTTTACAGCGGACAGTCACCGATGGCGGTACTCGATCATCAGGAAAGCTACCTGACTGGTTTCTTCAGGTTTATCGGCGTGACGAACATCGAGTTCATTCGTGCAGAAGGCGTCAATTATGGTGCCGAGTCCCGGCAGCGCGCTATCGATGCCGCGCTGGCCGAGGCCGCCACGGTGAAAGCTGGGTGAGATGCCATGTCGCAATCGTTAATACAGAGGCGTCAATGAAAAGAATTCAGTATCACCGCTACGGTGGCCCCGAAGAGATGCAGTTGGAAACCTATGAGCTGCCTGCTCCAGCCAGCGACGAGATCCTAGTGCGGGTCAAAGCCAGTTCCGTTAATCCAGCCGACTGGAAAATCCGGCAAGGAGCCATGAAATTCATGACCGGGCGGCGGCTCCCGCGCGCGATGGGCACTGACTTTTCGGGCGTCGTGGAAAGCGTCGGCGGTGGGGTGACGCGCTTTCGCGCAGGCGACGAAGTGTTCGGCACGGTTCCGGTGAAGCCGTCCGGAGCTTTCGCAGAAAAGCTCATTACGAAGGAAAAACTGGCCGTCAAAAAACCGACGTCTCTCACTCATGAGGAAGCGGCAACGTTGCCCGCGGTCGGCGTAACCGCATGGCGAGCGCTTGTCCAAAAGGGGCGTCTGAAGGCTGGACAGGCTGTGTTTGTCAACGGGGCGTATGGCGGAGTCGGACAGGCTGCGGTGCGCATCGCCAAAGCGTTCGGTGCATCAGTAACCGGACGCGTCGGACCGGGCGCGCTCGCCGATGCGAAAACACTCGGGATCGATTCGGTTCTGGACTACACCTTGGAAATCCCGGTTGACCTGACTCGGAAATTCGACATTGTGTTCGATTGCAACGGCAGTCTTTCTCCAGGCGAGGGGGATGCGCTGATCAAACGCCGCGGCGTCGTGGTCGATACCAACCCCTCGTTCTATAAGTTGATGCGCAGTCTGTTTTCGTTGCGACACAAGTTTGTCTTCGGCAGTCCGGACACGGAAATCCTGCAGAAGATCGCGGACCTCGCCGGTGGCGGAAAGCTAAAAATTTCGATCGGTCGCACTGAAAAGCTGGACGACGCTATCGCGCTCATTAGCGATCTGGAGTCTGGTCGGCGCACAAAAGGCAAGGCCATCATCGTCATGACCTAATGGCGCTGAACCTCAGCGTATTCGTGCACTGGAGACTCAGGCAGCCATCGCATGAATTTCGGCGGGTATGGAAAGAGTTGTCCTTTCAGCTACCTGGCTCATCACCGTGCTTCGTAGCTGAGCAGCTAATTTGCACGTAAACTGGTTCGAGCAAATCGTCACGTCATCTTGTCAGATGGATGGTACTTGTACTAACCATCCAAATTGACCGCCCGGCGAGCCCGACGTCGTAACAGTCGACGGCGAGTCTGTGTCCTCACTCCTTTCCCGTTAATTATTAGAGAAGTTGGCGCGGATCACCGATCTATCCAGGGACAGGTTACGGGCGCGCCGCGGCGGAGTTCCGTTCGCGATGAGCTCGTGCGCAAGTTTGAATGCCGCTTCCCTAAGCCCATCTTCAACGACGACGTCGACAATCCCCAACTCCTGGGCCTTGCATGCGGAAATAGGCGTGCCACCCGTTGTTCTATCCAGCGCATCGCGTATCCCCGCAATCCGCGGAAGATGTTGCGTACCGCCGGTTCCTTGCGAGATATCCAGCTTCACGTCCGGCAACCTGAACGTAGCTGACGCAACGGCGATCCGATAGTGAGCAGAAAGCGCGAGTTCCAACCTGCCACCGAGCACGGTTCCGTGCAGTACCGCTACAACCGGACGGGCCAGACCTTCGATGGTGTCGAAGATGTCGTTCGAATCCGAGTGAGATATTCCCTCCAGGTCTAACCCGGTGATCTCCGCGTCAGCCTCGCAAGGGTGATTCGTTGCGCACAGGATTACCGCTTCAATAGTCGCGTCTGCTCGAGCGGCAAGGAGTCCTTCTATCAACTCCTGACAGACCGTTTGTGCGGAGGCGGCAGGCGGGTTGTCTATTTCAATCACGAGGACGGCCCCGTCCCTGGAGAGATGTACGAAATATGTCATTGTTTGCTCTGTATAGAGAAATACCAGGCGCAGCGTTCATGCATTGCGATAGGGTTGCGCGTTGTAGACCGGGTGCGACCCGCGCCTGGATGCGGGGATCTTCTCGCTCGCGCGGCGAGACTCGTCCGCTCTGGTCGGTGGATCACGTTGAGGCTCGTCTGTAATCAGACGGCTGGAGCCGGCACCGGCTGCGTTCTGCGCAGCATGAATAACACCAGCACGGCTGCTGCAGCGACAAATTCGGGTACCGCAGCGATCAGAAGTATCGGCGTGAGATCCCATTGCGCGGCGATCAGTACACCACCGATGACCGGGCCGATCATCCCGCCGACCTTGCCGGCTCCGATCGAACAGGCGACGCCGGTCGCCCGCATCTCCGGGGGGTACATGATCGAACACAGTGCGTTCAGTGCGCCCCATCCGCTGTTGTAGAGAAATCCGAGTGCCGCAAAGGCCAGCGGCGTCCAGACAGAATCCAGATCCATCGTTGCAATCACCGTGATCGCGGCAGCAGCTCCCGCCAGATAGACCGGCAGAACCCAGGTGGCGCCGAAGCGGTCCATGACGAAACCGCTGCTCGCCGTGCCGACTATGCCGGCGACCGCGCTCATGGCCATCAGGCCGGCGATCTGCGGCATCGGCATCTGCCGCGCGACATGCAGCAGTGTCGTTGATTTGAGATTTCAGGAGAAACACTATGAAAAGAATTCACGGTTTCGGAATTGCAATTTTCATGACAATCGTGACGGCGCCTTGCGCAGTCTTTGCACAGGGCAGCGCGGGCATGGTGGCGCAAGCGTCGTCTTCGCTGGTTCTCGCTCCGACCGCAAAGGAAATAAGAAAGGCGAACCATCAATTGGAGAACAAGATTCGTTCTGCACTTGATAAGGCAAAGATTAGTCCTGTCAACCTGGCTGTTATAGCGAAGAACGGGGCAGTGACCTTGCTGGGCGAGGTGGCGTCGGCTACAGAAGTGACTCGCGCCGGTGACGTGGCAAGGAGCGTTGCGGGAGTCTCGTCAGTCAACAACAAGCTCAGCGTGTCGAATGAATACAGGTAGAAGACCGGCGCGGAAGCTGCGGTTTCCCGCCACGCGTATGTTTGACCACGTGCAAAGGTGGGGGGCGGGAGGAGGTTATGTTTAAACGGGTTCTCGCGGCTACACTGATGGCCGTTCTGTGGGGCACTGTCAGCGCGGACTTCGTCACCGCGACAGACCAACTGGTCTCGCGGATTCCGCTCGTCGGCGATGACACTAGCGACTTCATGGTGCAGAAGTCCTTTTCTGATGTGAGGGCGAAGGGGAGCCAGCCACTCAATCTTCACCGGACCATGGCCAATGCACCGAAAATGATGCTGGCTGCCGGTGTGATGGCACATGCGATTCGCTTCGATGCGAGCGTGCCGCGGGTCTATCGCGAGCTGGCGATTATTCGCAGCGTCCAGCTGAATGGCGGGCACTACGAGGAGATGCAGCACCGGCCAATGGCGATGAGTTGTGGGCTGCGCCGTGATCAGGTCGACGCGATCGCTGACTGGCGCAACAGCAACCTGTTCAACGCCCGGCAGCGTGCCGTTCTTGATTGGTCGGAGGGCTTGTTCCGCCGGAATGGCCCATCCGATACGCAATTTGCCGCACTGAAGAAGCAGTTTTCCGATCAGGAAATCGTCGAATTGACGATGACGGCGACCACATACGCCGGGACCGCGATGTTCACGCGGGCGATGCATACGCCGCTCGAGCCGAATGCAGGCAACCCGAAAGATGCTTACGGTAACTGCTGAGTATTCATCCTGCTCTGGTGGAGGAAGCTATGGCCGGGTCACCTGCTCGATCCACCCAGGCTAAGCGTGCCTGCCGCGCCGGAACTCAATCTGTGAGAAACACTTGACGCGAGGCCACCTTCGCGCGGTCGCCAGCCCTCCTGTGTCGGTTGGGGACTCTCGCCGTGCGTCTCTGCGTGGCTATGTTCTTTGCAACGCGGAAGCATTCTGTGGCGGGGCTGGTGGTCGGTGCGACAAAAGACTGAACTCACCTCGATTCTGTTCGCCGCGGACCTGTCGAAGCGCGCACGACAAGTTCAGGC includes the following:
- a CDS encoding TetR/AcrR family transcriptional regulator; the encoded protein is MKDTQAAHPETIAPARRKRGRPAASADPVAPDEHLLALAIKAFAEIGYEGASIRDLSRRLKVSHNLIPSRFGSKENLWRRAVDFGIADSMSAMNAIFDAQYETDADRLRDLVLRFIDWAATNPDSISLVNTEARCESWRLDYLYNAYVSPFHLQLDRLLARIARKRHVRPISSATFMVLLVQGVGNFLALGPLMQRLAPEGRRTPADAKRDAATIANVLLSTVLGEENIPVREVRTRRREQRKST
- a CDS encoding Rieske 2Fe-2S domain-containing protein, whose protein sequence is MNTSNEAVVLPMRFWDHRARGRWWPLALSEQVSGEKPIGRMCAGEPVVLFRDRTGTARALEDRCPHRRAPLSLGRMTPEGRLQCGYHGWTYEGETGACTAIPNLSDTERVPARYGARTWQVIERDGFVFVRAGDATGFEASTVVERAPEQCAHPFFGSAIVSLHHEDYVAALADAPHLLMSIAGLRVTDYVTSDPRLRSGRVTMERGVVPSRRRVNHRFVTDYPFSLQLATTPGATTTTVELRSNTEQLVLWATLATAPAARGTTAVHWRGGIAVKARGARTTLLRLRSRLGRSPLTLLNHIDGTALSTLAIGCSRDWVPLAAALPSSGAAGAA
- a CDS encoding oxygenase, giving the protein MTTTTLSEEPSLTSRAADRPAVQDWVPGVLQLRDAWFPVAHVTDVHETVSRRQVHSQPYYLWRAKGDLHASEHRPDIAAAKRLPSTAFTMGTGDYPVMERYGYVWVWYGNPEKADESLVPDVPFLPREGGLPWYTRGTLRFDCCSALSLENLLDLTHADFLHANVVGDEYSEDDRIEVQSTSETVTMIRHCKSKSVAPIMRWVGGVRAKYQDVRAVIHVHVRNSVAIAYGRYTPGFHVPLFHPCVPESQDRCRLNFAMNTTAAPGPFRILMPRAAYIVGPQDNIMVGPQSARYAEPADRRDLHSRFDGAGTRYRFLMQQIARRQQQGDFSFGADPGRDVRELLGMPVL
- a CDS encoding winged helix-turn-helix transcriptional regulator yields the protein MSDTHTFVRTIDASHDECRAVADTLARIGDKWTVMVVGALSQGPMRYNQIGRVVEGISQRMLTLTLKGLEQDGLVERTMYPTIPPRVDYELTELGRMLIVPLQALYDWALEHRPAMLAAREKFAERELRAALRPASISTSK
- a CDS encoding FMN-dependent NADH-azoreductase, with protein sequence MQLLHIDSSISGTQSISRQISANIVSQLKLANPLVEVNYRDLAAVPVPQHSTALQNLKLDALSQSGALNADSAQFDVSDARGDHAARLTLQHDFAAIQSVLDEFLAAEIVVIGAPMYNFGIPSQLKSWIDCLAVPGKTFRYTETAVEGLCGGKQIIVASSRGGFYSGQSPMAVLDHQESYLTGFFRFIGVTNIEFIRAEGVNYGAESRQRAIDAALAEAATVKAG
- a CDS encoding NAD(P)-dependent alcohol dehydrogenase gives rise to the protein MKRIQYHRYGGPEEMQLETYELPAPASDEILVRVKASSVNPADWKIRQGAMKFMTGRRLPRAMGTDFSGVVESVGGGVTRFRAGDEVFGTVPVKPSGAFAEKLITKEKLAVKKPTSLTHEEAATLPAVGVTAWRALVQKGRLKAGQAVFVNGAYGGVGQAAVRIAKAFGASVTGRVGPGALADAKTLGIDSVLDYTLEIPVDLTRKFDIVFDCNGSLSPGEGDALIKRRGVVVDTNPSFYKLMRSLFSLRHKFVFGSPDTEILQKIADLAGGGKLKISIGRTEKLDDAIALISDLESGRRTKGKAIIVMT
- a CDS encoding enoyl-CoA hydratase/isomerase family protein: MTYFVHLSRDGAVLVIEIDNPPAASAQTVCQELIEGLLAARADATIEAVILCATNHPCEADAEITGLDLEGISHSDSNDIFDTIEGLARPVVAVLHGTVLGGRLELALSAHYRIAVASATFRLPDVKLDISQGTGGTQHLPRIAGIRDALDRTTGGTPISACKAQELGIVDVVVEDGLREAAFKLAHELIANGTPPRRARNLSLDRSVIRANFSNN
- a CDS encoding MFS transporter; the protein is MPQIAGLMAMSAVAGIVGTASSGFVMDRFGATWVLPVYLAGAAAAITVIATMDLDSVWTPLAFAALGFLYNSGWGALNALCSIMYPPEMRATGVACSIGAGKVGGMIGPVIGGVLIAAQWDLTPILLIAAVPEFVAAAAVLVLFMLRRTQPVPAPAV
- a CDS encoding BON domain-containing protein codes for the protein MKRIHGFGIAIFMTIVTAPCAVFAQGSAGMVAQASSSLVLAPTAKEIRKANHQLENKIRSALDKAKISPVNLAVIAKNGAVTLLGEVASATEVTRAGDVARSVAGVSSVNNKLSVSNEYR
- a CDS encoding carboxymuconolactone decarboxylase family protein encodes the protein MFKRVLAATLMAVLWGTVSADFVTATDQLVSRIPLVGDDTSDFMVQKSFSDVRAKGSQPLNLHRTMANAPKMMLAAGVMAHAIRFDASVPRVYRELAIIRSVQLNGGHYEEMQHRPMAMSCGLRRDQVDAIADWRNSNLFNARQRAVLDWSEGLFRRNGPSDTQFAALKKQFSDQEIVELTMTATTYAGTAMFTRAMHTPLEPNAGNPKDAYGNC